The Ignavibacteriales bacterium DNA window TTCTGTTGAACAAAACAAATCCACCTTTCCAGTAAAGGATTTTGAATTGTCCGAAGTTTTTCCAAATCCTTTTAACTCAACTGCAAATTTCTATGTAACAGTAAATCGTACTCAAAATATCCTAATCGATATTTTTAATTCTATCGGTCAAAAAGTTTCAACAGTCTATAAGGGAATGATTGAAGCGAACAAGAGAACTTCATTTACAATTAATTTGAATGTAGCGGCTTCCGGAGTTTATCTTCTTTCAATTCGTAATTCAAAGATCTCCGTTGGCAGAAAAATTTTCTTGCTCAAATAAATATTGCAGATTGTTTGGTTATAAAACAATCAACCGATCAAATTCCACAACATTTCCTTCATAAAATTTTTCCCTTAAATTTGACATTATCTTTATTTTATAATATTATTATTATAGAATTACTTAATTAATTAGTTATATTTCGGCTATCTACTAATATATTTTTATATCATAAAGAGGTAATATGAAAAAAATAGAGGCGATAATAAGACCCCACAAATTAGATGAGGTGCATAATGCTTTGCTCGAATCTGGATTTACAGGATTAACTGTAACGGAAGTTAGGGGATATGGGCGACAAAAAGGACACAGAGAAATTTATCGTGGTTCTGAATACAACATTGAATTTGTACCAAAACTAAAATTAGAACTTGTTTGCGAGGATGATAAAACCGAGCTGGCTATTTCAACAATTATCACCACCTCTAAAACCGGGGAAGTTGGTGATGGAAAAATCTTTGTCCTTAATGTTGAAGAAACTATTAGAATTAGAACCGAAGAGTCCGGTGTAAGTGCAATATAAACAACCTATTGGAGTAACAATCATGAAAAAAAGTGTTCTTATTTTATCGATATTATTTTTAATTAATACCATTTTCTTTGCCCAGCTAAAGTTTGGAACCGATATTTATAGCAGATACATTTGGAGAGGATTAAACCTTGGTGGTGATTCTCCATCATTGCAGCCAGGATTATCTTATACTATTAGCGGATTTACTGTTGGGTTTTGGGGTGCCTATAGTTACCCTGGTAATGGCACAACCTATTCTGAAAATGATTTCTTTGCATCTTATTCATTAACTACTGAAACAGCTGGTACATTTTCTCTCCTCTACACAGATTATTACATTCCTTCTCTAGGGATACCATTTGGATATTTTCAAAGAAGCGGTGGAGCACACATTTTGGAAGGAGGATTGAGTTACGCTGGTCCGGCAATTTTCCCTGTTTTATTATCAGGATATTATAATATTCACTGCGACCCGGATAACTCAGTTTATTTACAAGTCGGGTACCCATTTACAATCGGCGAAGCCACATTAACACTTGCTGCTGGATACGTGCCCACAAAAAGTGCTTACTATTTAACTGATAAAGCAGCTTTTATAAATCTTAGCATTACGGCTTCCAAGTCTATTGTTATATCCGACAAATTCTCACTCCCCATTAATGTTTCTTACATAAATAATCCAAAGCTGGATATAAGTTATTTAGCATTTGGTGCAAGCTTCACTTTATAATTTTTTTACTAATGATAGGAGAGACATATGTCTAAGATAAATTATTATTTTATTATCATAGCCATTTTAATAACAGCTATAATAACGATCATCCCTTCGAATGCACATGCCGAAACGGACCCCGGTGGCACTAAAACCGGTACAGTTAAAGATGTGCCAGCCTCAAAACAAGGAGATCCAACTTTAACGGAAGTAGCCGATGCAGTTGGACATAACAGAATTGCCACAAATATTATGTGGACGTTGATTGCAGGTTTTTTGGTAATGTTTATGCAGGCTGGCTTTGCTATGGTTGAAGGAGGTTTTACACGCGCCAAAAATATTGCTCATACAATGGGAATGAATTTTCTTGTTTATGCAATTGGAATGATTGGATTTTGGATTTGCGGTTTTGCCTTTATGTTTGGAGGTGTCGGTTCACTCGCTTCTCTTGGCGGAACACCTGGATTAACAAACATGCTTTCAATACAAATATTTGGAAAACAATTTGGATTAATTGGAAGCAGCGGATTTTTCTTGAATAATTCAGTTTATGATGTTGGTATATTCACGCTTTTCCTTTTCCAAATGGTATTTATGGATACAACAGCTACCATTCCAACGGGTGCAATGGCAGAGCGATGGAAATTTACTTCATTCATAATTTATTCGTTCTTTATTTCAATGTTCGTTTATCCAATTTTTGGCAACTGGGTTTGGGGCGGTGGATGGTTAGCTACTCTTGGCGTCAATTTTGGATTAGGGCATGGTCACGTAGATTTTGCCGGGTCCTCGGTCGTTCACATGGTGGGTGGTGTAGCTGCATTAGCCGGGGCAATGGTGTTGGGTCCACGTATTGGGAAGTATAATAAAAATGGAACAGTAAATGCAATCCCAGGACACAATCTACCAATGGCAATAGTTGGAACATTCATTTTGGCATTTGGATGGTTTGGATTTAATGCCGGCTCCACTTTAGCAGGAACCGATTTACGAATTGGTATTATAGCAACCAATACAATGATAGCCTCCGGTGCTGGTGCTCTTTTTGCCACATTCTATATGATGTGGAAATATAAAAAACCAGACCCAAGTATGATGGCAAACGGACTTCTTGCCGGCTTGGTTGCCATTACTGCTCCCTGTGCATTTGTTAATTCTATTTCTGCTTTCCTTATTGGATCTGTTGCAGGAGTTCTGGTGGTAGCGGCAGTTTTTTTCATTGATCAAAAAGTAAAAGTAGATGATCCAGTAGGTGCTATTGCAGTACATGGCGTAAATGGCTTATGGGGAATTATAGCTCTTGGATTATTTGCAGATGGCACTT harbors:
- a CDS encoding P-II family nitrogen regulator, with product MKKIEAIIRPHKLDEVHNALLESGFTGLTVTEVRGYGRQKGHREIYRGSEYNIEFVPKLKLELVCEDDKTELAISTIITTSKTGEVGDGKIFVLNVEETIRIRTEESGVSAI
- the amt gene encoding ammonium transporter, giving the protein MSKINYYFIIIAILITAIITIIPSNAHAETDPGGTKTGTVKDVPASKQGDPTLTEVADAVGHNRIATNIMWTLIAGFLVMFMQAGFAMVEGGFTRAKNIAHTMGMNFLVYAIGMIGFWICGFAFMFGGVGSLASLGGTPGLTNMLSIQIFGKQFGLIGSSGFFLNNSVYDVGIFTLFLFQMVFMDTTATIPTGAMAERWKFTSFIIYSFFISMFVYPIFGNWVWGGGWLATLGVNFGLGHGHVDFAGSSVVHMVGGVAALAGAMVLGPRIGKYNKNGTVNAIPGHNLPMAIVGTFILAFGWFGFNAGSTLAGTDLRIGIIATNTMIASGAGALFATFYMMWKYKKPDPSMMANGLLAGLVAITAPCAFVNSISAFLIGSVAGVLVVAAVFFIDQKVKVDDPVGAIAVHGVNGLWGIIALGLFADGTYGDGWNGVAGGVKGLFYGDPSQLFAQIIGSTVCILFVFSTMYGFFKLNDKLFGIRVSEQDEIDGLDMPEMGVKGYEDTTVHGREYVPSLYEAN